The Candidatus Limnocylindrales bacterium genome has a segment encoding these proteins:
- a CDS encoding extracellular solute-binding protein, with product MSPCVSSLPEPGPSVTPPSDSAVNRENLFTRRQFLKVVGLTTGITFTKGVLFPGTQKIAAPAILKGTKLHLLQLSSFVPPTDDEIRRQASEWGKQTGVQVTIETINANDLQARIAAAIETGTGPDIMQMLHNWPHLYAKGCIDIDDVAEKVGEMYGGFYRQIQDVCFVEDHYKAMPYAIAGTAMVHREDWFQEVGVEKFPETWEEYRKVGKLLKDLGRPFGQTFGHTFGDAPTFAYPYLWSFGGKPVEEDGKTIALDSPETLEAVEFIPVLWKDVFDETGLAWDDTSNNRAFLAEQISCTLNSASIYVVARNQSPQIAQHINHAIMPAGPAGSFHYNTTLEFAVMKYSPHIDAAKEFLLFLMDKPNFYKWFEIGGGVNVAPGPDHETHPLWQKDPRVLAFRHTAKLGRSIGYPGPPTRNAAEALSKYIIVDIFARAIRGEAPKKVIEWAVGELRQIYRS from the coding sequence ATGAGCCCATGTGTCAGCAGTCTCCCCGAACCTGGCCCCTCCGTTACTCCGCCATCAGATTCTGCAGTTAATAGAGAAAACCTGTTCACACGGCGTCAGTTTCTGAAGGTGGTTGGGTTAACGACCGGAATAACTTTTACAAAGGGTGTTTTATTCCCAGGCACTCAAAAAATAGCGGCTCCGGCAATTTTGAAAGGAACAAAACTACATCTTTTGCAGTTAAGCAGCTTTGTTCCACCCACCGATGATGAAATCCGAAGGCAGGCATCAGAATGGGGCAAACAAACAGGTGTCCAGGTAACCATCGAGACCATCAATGCCAACGATTTGCAGGCGCGGATTGCAGCGGCCATTGAGACCGGTACCGGACCAGATATCATGCAGATGCTTCATAACTGGCCGCACCTGTATGCGAAGGGGTGTATAGATATAGACGATGTGGCTGAAAAAGTGGGAGAGATGTATGGGGGTTTTTATCGGCAGATTCAGGATGTTTGTTTTGTAGAGGACCATTATAAGGCGATGCCTTATGCCATTGCAGGTACGGCTATGGTCCATCGGGAAGACTGGTTCCAGGAGGTAGGGGTTGAGAAATTCCCCGAGACCTGGGAGGAATATAGAAAGGTGGGAAAACTTCTTAAAGACCTGGGTCGGCCTTTTGGACAAACCTTCGGGCATACCTTTGGAGATGCGCCCACTTTTGCGTATCCTTATCTGTGGAGCTTTGGGGGAAAGCCTGTGGAGGAGGATGGTAAGACTATTGCCTTAGACAGTCCGGAGACCTTAGAAGCCGTGGAATTTATTCCGGTTCTTTGGAAAGACGTCTTTGACGAAACAGGGCTTGCCTGGGATGATACCAGCAATAACCGGGCCTTTTTAGCCGAACAGATTTCCTGTACCCTGAACAGTGCCAGTATTTACGTAGTAGCGAGAAATCAGTCCCCTCAAATAGCTCAGCACATAAACCATGCCATCATGCCTGCGGGACCGGCCGGAAGTTTCCACTATAATACCACGCTTGAGTTCGCTGTTATGAAATACTCTCCCCACATCGATGCAGCAAAAGAGTTCCTCCTATTTTTGATGGACAAACCCAATTTCTATAAATGGTTTGAGATAGGAGGCGGTGTGAATGTTGCTCCAGGTCCTGATCATGAAACTCATCCCTTATGGCAGAAAGATCCCCGGGTCTTAGCTTTCAGGCACACGGCAAAACTGGGTCGCTCGATCGGCTATCCAGGACCTCCTACCCGAAATGCTGCAGAAGCCCTATCGAAATATATTATTGTAGATATCTTTGCACGAGCCATTCGAGGTGAAGCACCTAAAAAAGTAATAGAATGGGCCGTCGGTGAGCTTCGCCAGATTTATCGATCATAG